DNA from Brachyspira aalborgi:
TTATAAGTCCGTTTTCTTTTATCGATTCCGCTAATCCTTTTATTTCCGATTCGTCAAAAATTTTTCTCGGTTGGTCGGGATTCATATCTATAAGTTTAATATCTATTTCAAGAACGCCGTTTTTTTCCGCTTCTTCAACCGCTTTCTTTATATCTCTGTCTCCCGAATTTATAAGGGCTTTCATACCCTTTCCTAATCCTCCTTTTTTGCTCATATAATAATTCTCCGAAATTAATTTTTATATTTTAATTTTCTCTTTTTTAGATTTTTCTATAAACTCTCTTGCAAACTCTTTATAACTTCTAGCTCCTATACATTCTTTATCGTAGTCTCCGATAGCCTTACTATATGAAGGCGCTTCGCTTAAACGGACATTTCTTGGAATCATGGTTTTATAAGTTTTCTCTTTAAAAAAATTAACAACTTCTCTTACAACCTCCGAACTTAATTTTGTTCTTCCGTCATACATAGTTAAAAGAACTCCCTCTATAAATAAATTTGGATTTAAATTTTCTTTTACAAGCGATATTGTATTATTAAGCTCTACTACTCCATCCAAAGCGTAAAATTCGCATTGTATCGGAATAAGAACGGAATCTGCAGCGGTTAATGCGTTTAATGTAAGTATTCCTAAAGTAGGCGGACAATCTATTAATATATATTCATAATTGTTTTTAATCGATTCTATAGCTTTTTTTAATTTAAACTCTCTTCCTATTTCGCTTACAAGTTCTATTTGAGCGCCAACCAAATCGGAATCTGAAGGAATAATATATAAATTTTCTTTATAAGTTTTTATTATAACTTCATTTACTTTAGCGTTTCCTATAAGCAAATCGTATATTCCTTTATTGGTTTTATCTCTTGAAATTCCTATTCCCAAACAAGTATTTGCCTGCGGGTCAATGTCTATTAAAAGAGTTTTATATCCCATATCCGCTATAGCCGCGCTTAAATTAACTGCCGTAGTGGTTTTTCCGACTCCGCCCTTTTGATTTACTATAGCTATAATTTTAGACATAAATTATCCTTAATAATATATAAAAATAAAGTATAAAATAAATATTAACCTTGAAATTATTTTATTATATCAAAAGTTCGCATTTTATCAAGTTTTATTTTACATTATTTATATATCTGCAATATCTATATTGACAGAAAATTAAAAAATGTTATTATATTCTAACACTTTTAATAATATTTATTTAAGGATAAATTAGATTATGGATAAAATTATAATATTAATTTCGATAGGAATTATCGCCGTAATTTCGGTTATAAACTATATAAAAAGAATAAAATCGGGAAGCTGTTGCTCGGGCGAAGGAATTTTAAATTCCGAAAAAGTGAAAGTTAAAGACAAAAATAAAAGCCATTATCAATATAAAAAAGTTTTAAATATTGGAGGAATGACTTGTTCTCATTGCGCAAGAAATATAGAAAACAATCTTAATAAAATAAAAAATGTTTATGCAAAAGTCGATTTTGATAAAGAGGAAGCGATTATTTTAACGAAAGAAAAATTAGACAATAAAATATTTGAAGACGCTATAAAAGATTCGGGATATAGATATTATATAAAAAATTAAACGGGAACTTTTTTAAATATTATTCGTCTAAATTTAAAATAGAAAATAAGGATATTAAAATGAAAAATAAAATTATATTTATATTATTATTTATTTCGGCTGTAATATATTCCAAAACCGTAGTTCCGATTTCTTTAACCGCTTTGCCTAAAAACGCTCAAGAATTTATCGAGTGGGTTTATCCGCAAATTCCAGCGGAAGAAATAAAAATGGATAAAGGTATATATACGGTAAAACTTGTAAACAATGCTAAAATATCTTTTACTGCGGATGGAAATTGGATAAAAATAGACGGCTATTATAATTATGTTCCAGAAAAAGTATTGCCTGAAGCCGTGATAAATTCAATAAATTCTTTTTTGGCTAAT
Protein-coding regions in this window:
- a CDS encoding PepSY-like domain-containing protein, yielding MKNKIIFILLFISAVIYSKTVVPISLTALPKNAQEFIEWVYPQIPAEEIKMDKGIYTVKLVNNAKISFTADGNWIKIDGYYNYVPEKVLPEAVINSINSFLANSKIVDIEKKSGAYKIRFSDRKVIRITESGNIIYQGF
- a CDS encoding ParA family protein, with the translated sequence MSKIIAIVNQKGGVGKTTTAVNLSAAIADMGYKTLLIDIDPQANTCLGIGISRDKTNKGIYDLLIGNAKVNEVIIKTYKENLYIIPSDSDLVGAQIELVSEIGREFKLKKAIESIKNNYEYILIDCPPTLGILTLNALTAADSVLIPIQCEFYALDGVVELNNTISLVKENLNPNLFIEGVLLTMYDGRTKLSSEVVREVVNFFKEKTYKTMIPRNVRLSEAPSYSKAIGDYDKECIGARSYKEFAREFIEKSKKEKIKI
- a CDS encoding heavy-metal-associated domain-containing protein, whose product is MDKIIILISIGIIAVISVINYIKRIKSGSCCSGEGILNSEKVKVKDKNKSHYQYKKVLNIGGMTCSHCARNIENNLNKIKNVYAKVDFDKEEAIILTKEKLDNKIFEDAIKDSGYRYYIKN